Proteins from a single region of Parambassis ranga chromosome 16, fParRan2.1, whole genome shotgun sequence:
- the upp1 gene encoding uridine phosphorylase 1 — translation MDAKDPKQSTPCSSPVGVHNPHLDALKDDILYHFNLGTGTHDLPAMFGDVKFVCVGGSPWRMKAFIEFIAAELRMEDPKAEYPNICAGTDRYAMYKIGPVLSISHGMGIPSIAIMLHELIKLLHHAHCTDVTIFRIGTSGGIGLEPGTVVLTKQSVDATFLPKFEQMILGKTVVRNTDLDQSLAQELLQCSKELNQFETVIGNTMCTLDFYEGQARLDGAFCSFSEKDKQDYLSKASEAGVCNIEMESSVFAAMCKLSGLRAAVVCVTLLDRLKGDQLISSHEVLHSYQQRPQLLVSSYIKKRLNSKTECC, via the exons ATGGATGCGAAGGACCCCAAGCAAAGCACACCATGCAGCAG CCCTGTTGGTGTGCACAACCCACACCTGGATGCACTGAAAGATGACATTCTCTACCACTTCAACCTAGGAACTGGAACCCATGACCTGCCAGCCATGTTCGGTGATGTCAAa tttgtgtgtgttggtggaagCCCTTGGAGAATGAAGGCATTCATTGAGTTTATTGCTGCTGAACTTCGTATGGAAGATCCCAAAGCAGAGTACCCAAATATCTGTGCTGGAACAGACCGCTATGCCATGTACAAAATTGGCCCTGTACTGTCTATCAGC CATGGAATGGGCATTCCTTCTATTGCCATAATGTTGCATGAGCTAATAAAGCTCCTCCATCATGCACATTGCACAGATGTTACAATTTTCCGGATTGGGACATCAGGTGGAATAG gaCTTGAGCCTGGCACTGTCGTCCTCACCAAGCAGTCTGTGGATGCCACCTTTCTGCCTAAGTTTGAGCAGATGATCCTGGGGAAGACGGTGGTACGGAATACTGATCTGGACCAAAGCCTGGCTCAAGAGCTGCTTCAGTGCAGCAAGGAGCTGAACCAGTTTGAGACTGTGATAGGCAACACCATGTGTACACTGGACTTTTATGAAG GACAAGCCCGTTTGGATGGTGCCTTCTGCTCCTTCTCTGAGAAGGATAAACAGGACTACCTCAGTAAAGCCAGTGAAGCTGGTGTGTGCAACATTGAAATGGAATCCTCAGTCTTTGCTGCTATGTGCAAACTAAGTGGTCTGCGAG CTGCTGTGGTCTGTGTAACATTACTGGATCGACTGAAGGGGGATCAGCTGATTAGCTCTCATGAAGTCCTGCACAGTTACCAGCAACGTCCTCAGTTACTGGTCAGCTCCTACATAAAGAAAAGGCTCAACTCCAAAACTGAATGTTGCTAA
- the stmn2a gene encoding stathmin-2a — translation MAKTATAYKEKMKELSVLSLICSCFYPESRNKRVCDFEDMEVKPINKRASGQAFEVILKPQSPVSDVVNNFPSPPKRDISLEDIEKKLEAAEDRRRYQEAQVLRALAEKREHERDVLLKAMEENSNFSKMAEEKLQMKMEQIKENREAHLAAMMERLQERERRAAEVRRNKELREELTA, via the exons ATGGCAAAAACAGCAACCG CATAcaaagagaagatgaaggagctGTCCGTACTCTCCCTCATCTGTTCCTGCTTCTACCCAGAGTCACGCAACAAACGCGTGTGCGACTTCGAGG ATATGGAGGTGAAACCTATAAATAAGCGGGCCTCGGGACAGGCCTTCGAGGTGATACTCAAGCCTCAGTCTCCAGTGTCAGATGTAGTCAACAACTTCCCCTCACCACCAAAGAGGGACATCTCTTTGGAGGACATTGAGAAGAAACTGGAGGCTGCTGAAGATCGAAGGAGG TACCAAGAGGCCCAGGTGCTGAGGGCTTtggcagagaagagagagcatGAGAGGGACGTTTTGCTGAAGGCCATGGAGGAGAACAGCAACTTCAGTAAGATGGCTGAGGAGAAGCTCCAGATGAAGATGGAGCAGATCAAGGAGAACCGTGAAGCTCACCTGGCAGCCATGATGGAACGTCTGCAGGAGAGG GAGAGACGTGCAGCTGAGGTGCGCAGGAACAAAGAGCTGAGGGAAGAGCTGACAGCATGA